CTTGAGTCTTCATGGATCACTAACCGCCAAATCGAATCTGCCCGTATCGCTATGACTCGTTACATGAAACGTGGCGGTAAAGTGTGGATCAAGATTTTCCCTCACAAGCCATACACGAAAAAGCCTCTTGAAGTACGGATGGGTTCCGGTAAAGGTTCACCTGAAGGCTGGGTAGCGGTAGTAAAAACTGGTAAAATTATGTTCGAAATCGCTGGAGTATCTGAAGAAGTTGCACGCGAAGCATTGCGTCTTGCCTCTCACAAATTGCCAGTGAAAACGAAATTCGTAAAACGCGAAGAAATTGGTGGTGAATCGAATGAAAGCTAATGAAATCCGTGACCTAACCACTGCTGAAATCGAACAAAAAGTGAAATCACTGAAAGAAGAGCTTTTCAACCTTCGCTTCCAATTGGCTACTGGTCAATTAGAAAACACTGCTCGCATCCGCGAAGTACGTAAAGCGATTGCCCGTATGAAAACTGTGATTCATGAAAGAGAACTCAGTGGCAACAACTGATAATTCG
This is a stretch of genomic DNA from Planococcus maritimus. It encodes these proteins:
- the rpmC gene encoding 50S ribosomal protein L29; protein product: MKANEIRDLTTAEIEQKVKSLKEELFNLRFQLATGQLENTARIREVRKAIARMKTVIHERELSGNN
- the rplP gene encoding 50S ribosomal protein L16; amino-acid sequence: MLLPKRVKYRREHRGKMRGEAKGGKEVAFGEYGLQALESSWITNRQIESARIAMTRYMKRGGKVWIKIFPHKPYTKKPLEVRMGSGKGSPEGWVAVVKTGKIMFEIAGVSEEVAREALRLASHKLPVKTKFVKREEIGGESNES